In Nostoc edaphicum CCNP1411, the sequence GGAATCATCTCCATACTCAAAGCTGTAACTTTCCGATTTGCTAGTTGCTGCGCTACAACAGGATTTCCCAAAGGATTGAGGAAGCTGACTAATACAGCTCCTTCCTTTAATAAATCAATTTCTGAGCGTCCATCTTCTCGTTCTTGTGGCGGGCTGACTTTCAGCAGAATATCTGTTTCGCCCCATAATTTAGCAGTATCGCTGATTATTGTTGCTCCTGCGGTTTCATAGGCAGAATCGCTGAAAAATGATCGCTCTCCTGCACCTGTTTCTACCCACACTTCCAAACCTTGTTTTACCAATCGGGCAACGGTGTCAGGAATTAATGCCACACGACGTTCACAAACTTCAATTTCTTTAGCAACTGCTATTCTCATGAAATCTCCTGAAGATAAATACCTAATCTCTGCCAAGTAAGCGGTTGTCCAGATGAGGCGTGTTCCGCACTCATAGTACTTAGGCAGGAACATCAGCCATGAATTTTACTTGTAGATTGAACCTTGAAACTTTCCTCTCCCACTCTTAGCTCTCCAGGCAAAGCCTGACTTTGCCGTTCGCAGATGTCATATTTTCAGATAGTTGCAAACAGGGTTACGTATTGCACATCCTAAATTGATTCCCAAATTTTGCATCTTTATCTTTAGCTTGTTTTCGGGATTGAAAAATTTTGGTATTCCTTTCTTATAGAGTAATATTGACCGAATTTTGAAAGCTTGATAATTTCCCAATCAAATTTTAATGATTACGACTTTGATTCCCACTTATTTTAATCAATTTAGCCCAAGTTAACTGGCGATCGCTGATGGCAAGGCTCAATTTTTATAACAAAATTATCAAATTTAGATACACTTATACATATTTGGAAATACAATCTAATCCCAACTGTGTTTCTATCTAGTTAAAATTTGACCAACTTAGTAATCAAATCAGTACTCTGCAAGGGTAGTGAAGTATATTCAATATATGTTGAATTTGCTACTAAGTAGTTTTACAGCCGCTCCCCAATTTCAGGTAAGATGGCACTTTTTGTTGAAATCCAACGTCCATTGTCAGGAAGTCAGTAGTAAAGTTTAGTAAAGAATACTAACACAGAGTTATTTAGATAACAGATTTATATTTTGGTAGAGGAAGCCCGATTATGCGACGTTTACTTTCTGCTTTAGCCGTGACTAGCTTTCTGGTTACTGGATTACCAGCCTTGACTTGGGCGCAAAGTTTACCCGGGTTTACGCTGTTTAGCGGCGTCAAAGCCGAAAACCAGTTGCCCTTTAGGTTAGATTTTGGTGGACAAGCTAATGGTTGGGATCGTTATATACTGAGAATTCCAGCTAAAAGAATGAAGTTGGCAGTTGGTCAATTTGCCATTAACTACCCTGATTATTACAAAGGAACTTTTGACCAGAACAAAATTGAAGTCCGAGTCAAAGGCAAAGCAGTTCCGCTTTCTGAGGTGAAGTGGGACAAAGAAGGTAAACTGATTAATATTTTTCCCCAAGAGCCTGTACCAGCAGGTAGCCCTGTTGAGGTAGTCTTATCCAACGTGAAAAACCCATCCTTCGGCGGAGTTTACTATTTTAATTGTCAAGTGCTATCCCCTGGCGATGTGCCACTACTGCGCTACATGGGAACATGGATTTTGAGCATCAATTAAGAGTGGGGAGTGAAGAAGGGAATAGGTTACAGATTATTCCCTATCATCTCTCCCCTAATCTAATTCCCAATTCAATGATAAAGTGATAAAATTGCAGATTGTGAGTTTTTATAAAAATCACCTAAGAGGAGAACAGTATGAAAAGAACACTGGGCGGCACTAGCCGTAAGAGAAAAAGAACCTCTGGTTTTCGCGCTAGGATGCGGACACCAGACGGCAGAAACGTGATTAGCGCCAGAAGAAGAAAGGGACGTCACCGTCTGGCTGTTTAGGGTATATCAAGCTAAAAGAGCATAAGTGGCTTTGCCCAAAGCAAATCGGCTAAAATCCCGAAAGGATTTCCAGGCAGTTTTCCGGGAAGGAATTCGGCGTCATGGCTCTTACTTGACATTAAGAGCCTTAAAACCGTTGTGTTCGTCAAAACCTTCTTTGGACACTGCCACCCAGACTACACAAATAATTGACTCAGCACATCTTGTCAGCACGCGGATTGGCATTTCCATAAGTACAAAAGTTAGCAAAAGGGCAGTGGTTCGCAACCGCATCAAACGGCAAATTACCGCTGCTTTACACAATTTGCTGCCCAAATTATCACCAGGATGGCGGCTAGTGGTCATTGTCAAACCCACAGCAGCAGAATCTAAGTGCGTAAGCCCACAATTTCTGCAAGAATTAGAGCAGTTGTTGGCACAAGCCGAGGTGTTCGATGGGAATTCGTGAAGACGTATATTATGAAGGTGGTCCCCATATTGGGGATTTAATTGTCAACCTGC encodes:
- a CDS encoding DUF2808 domain-containing protein yields the protein MRRLLSALAVTSFLVTGLPALTWAQSLPGFTLFSGVKAENQLPFRLDFGGQANGWDRYILRIPAKRMKLAVGQFAINYPDYYKGTFDQNKIEVRVKGKAVPLSEVKWDKEGKLINIFPQEPVPAGSPVEVVLSNVKNPSFGGVYYFNCQVLSPGDVPLLRYMGTWILSIN
- the rpmH gene encoding 50S ribosomal protein L34, with the protein product MKRTLGGTSRKRKRTSGFRARMRTPDGRNVISARRRKGRHRLAV
- the rnpA gene encoding ribonuclease P protein component codes for the protein MALPKANRLKSRKDFQAVFREGIRRHGSYLTLRALKPLCSSKPSLDTATQTTQIIDSAHLVSTRIGISISTKVSKRAVVRNRIKRQITAALHNLLPKLSPGWRLVVIVKPTAAESKCVSPQFLQELEQLLAQAEVFDGNS